The segment ACAAAAAAGGTGCTAACTGGAATGTAGAAACCTTGAAAAAAACTAAATCTGGTGACGTGCAATTGGCAAGCCGTGGCATTCCTGAAAAGCCATTGGCAAATCAAGTAGCAACTATTAAAGATTCCATTATGCTTAGCGCCGTAGACCTCAGTACAACAGAGGTAGGCCGAAACAGCAAGGGCGTTCTATACATGACTGTTCCTAAAGAATTAAAATTGACTGCTGACACAGGTATTCCTGAAGATGTGCGCGAAACAATGCCAGCTATGTTCCGTGGTAAAATGGGTGATTCCCTCATGGTGAATCTCATGCCTTTAAATGAAGAGGAAAAACAACAATTAGCGACAAACCCACATAATGCAAATACAATCGTATTCAACCGTGGTATGAGCATGGCAAAAATGATTGGTTCCTCTGCACGTACAAGTAAAGTGTACACATATATGAAGGATCATTATTTGAACCTCGTTATCGTAGCAAAAGATTACGACGATAACGGTGCTCGTGGTAGTGGTGTTATGATGGTTTCTAAACAAGATAATTCTAACGATGTACTCTTAATATTATACAAAGGACCAGACCTTTCCAATAGCAAATTGGAAAAAGTAATTGGCGCTATGTTATCTACAAACTTCAAACGCTAATAATCTAGTCTATGTACAATGTGCTATAGTACAGCCACATTAGTTAGCGTATATATGATAATCTTAATAAACGGCTTGAGTTTCATATGTACCCCCTTTTAATGGACAACCCGTAATGGGGGTACATATCAGTTATATTGGGCCGTTTTTATATGATGTGTTTGAAGGCGTTTCTTTAATTTATAGAATTTATGAAATTTACTATTGAACCGTATTGAATTTTTTAATTCTCTATGATACTATAATCTAGTAAAAGTTATGCAAAGGACATGATTCTCATATCCCTGTGTACCAGAGAGAGGCAGATGCTGGAAATGCCTTACACATATATTAGAGTTACCCCCTTTAAACTGATTTGTCGAACCTAAGTAGGCAAATACGGCCGCCACCGTTATCGGGCTTAATGAAGTGAATTACTATACATATATATTTGTATAGGTAGTTAACTAGGGTGGAACCGCGAATGATCTTCGTCCCTTGTTTGTAGGGATAGAGGGTCTTTTTTTATTACCAAAATCCAACTATCCTAGTTTATAAATTGGAGGAAAGAAAAATGGCAGATGTAAAAATCATTTTACCTGATGGTAGTGCAAAGGAATACGCTGCTGGCACTACTCTTGGGGAAGCAGTAAAACAATTATCTAACAGCTTGGCTAAAAAAGTACTAGCTGCTAATGTAAATGGTGAATTAACAGACCTTCGGGAAGAATTAGTCGACGGTTCTGAAGTAGCGTTCTTAACATTCGAAGAAGATGGTGGTAAACATACTTTGCGCCACACAGCTTCTCATATTTTGGCTCAAGCGGTTAAACGCTTATGGCCTGAAGCTAAATTGGCTATCGGTCCTGCTATCGATAAAGGTTTCTACTATGATATCGATATGGAACATACTTTGACTCCTGAAGATTTAGGCAAAATCGAAAAGGAAATGAGCCGTATTGTGAAAGAAAACTTGCCTATCACTAAATCTGTAATGTCTCGTCAAGAAGCTATCGAGTTCTTCAAATCTAAAAATGAAGACTACAAGGTAGAATTAATTGAAGATCTTCCTGAAGATGCTGTTATCTCTTGCTATGCGCAAGGCGATTTCATCGATCTTTGTGCAGGCCCTCACGTGGCATCCACTGGTAAGGTAAAAGCTTTCAAATTACAAAGTATTGCAGGTGCATACTGGCGCGGCGATGAAAAGAACAAAATGTTGCAACGTATTTACGGTACAGCATTTGAAAAGAAAGAAGAACTAGATGCATACCTTCATATGCTTGAAGAAGCGGCTAAACGGGACCACCGTAAACTTGGTAAAGAACTTGGTTTGTTCGTTATCAAAGAAGAAGGTCCTGGCTTCCCATTCTTCTTGCCAAAAGGTATGGCTCTTCGTAACGAATTAGAAAACTTCTGGCGCGAAGTACATCATGATTTCGAATATGATGAAATCCGCACACCAATCATCTTGAATAAACAATTGTGGGAAACATCTGGTCACTGGGAACATTACCGTGAAAATATGTATACTACAATCATTGATGACGAAGAATATGCAATTAAACCTATGAACTGCCCAGGCGGTATCTTGGTTTACCAAAACGAAATGCATTCCTACCGTGACTTGCCACTTCGTTATGCAGAACTTGGCCTAGTTCATCGTCATGAATTATCTGGCGCACTACACGGCTTATTCCGCGTTCGTGCTTTCACACAAGACGATGCGCACGTATTTATGTTGCCTGAACAAATGCAATCCGAATTGATGAAAGTTATCGAATTGTTCGATCGTATCTATAGCCAATTCGGTTTGAAATACCATGTTGAATTGTCTACTAAACCAGATAATGCAATGGGTGATGATGCAATTTGGGAAGCAGCTACAGAAGCATTGCGTAACGCTATCGAAGCAAAAGGCATCGATTATGTTATCAACCCTGGCGACGGCGCATTCTACGGCCCTAAACTTGACTACCATATCGAAGATTCCTTGGGACGTACATGGCAATGTGGTACTATCCAATTGGATATGAACTTGCCTGAACGCTTCAACGTAGAATATATCGGTGAAGATGGTCAAAAACATCGTACTATCATGATTCACCGTGCATGCTTTGGCTCTATGGAACGTTTTATCGGTATCTTGACTGAACACTATGCTGGTGCATTCCCAACTTGGATGGCACCTGTTCAAGTGAAAGTATTACCTATCTCCGAAAAACACGTGGAATACGCTAACCAATTGGCAAAACAAATGCGCCATGACTACGTTCGCGTAGAAGTAGACGATCGCAACGAAAAAATTGGTTACAAAATTCGCCAAGCACAAATGGAAAAAGTTCCATACATGCTCGTTGTTGGCGATAAAGAAATGGAAGATAATTCCGTTAACGTACGTAAACACGGCGGCGACGAATTAGGTACAGTTCCATTTGACGAATTCTTCAACTCCATTAAAATTGAAATTAAAGAACGCAACTAATTGACTATTATGACTCATCCATCAATATTACCGATGGATGAGTTGTCATGTTTGAAATTGTTATAATCTAATTTCTTATATGCATCAAAATAAACAGATATAAATTTAGCCTCCATATACTAAAGCCTTTCATTAGACTTAAGTCTAGGCGTTGGCCATTTGTATAGTGGGGACTATCTCTTTAATTGTTACCTGTGAGTAGCGAAAGGAAATAGTATGAAAGAAGTAAATTCATATGGCTGGAAAGCCGTTATTGGTTCCTCCATTGGTTATGCTATGGATGGTTTTGATCTCTTGATTTTAGGCTTTATGTTGACCTTAATCTCTGGAGATTTAGGCTTGACCACTGGTCAAGCAGGTTCTTTGGTTACGTGGACCTTGGTTGGTGCCGTACTTGGTGGTTTCATCTTCGGTACCTTGTCAGATAAATTTGGTCGCGTTCGCGTATTGACTTGGACTATCGTGCTATTTGCGGTATTTACTGGCCTCTGTGCTTTTGCTCAAGGCTATTGGGATCTTCTTATCTACCGTACAATAGCAGGTATTGGTTTAGGTGGTGAATTTGGTATTGGTATGGCACTCGCTGCTGAAGCTTGGCCTGCTCAACATCGTGCAAAAGCGACAAGTTATGTTGCTCTTGGTTGGCAATTAGGCGTGTTGGCTGCTGCTTTGTTAACACCATTACTCATTCCTTTCATTGGATGGCGTGGTATGTTTATGGTTGGCATTATTCCAGCACTAGTTGCTTGGGTATTCCGTGCGAAACTACATGAACCAGAAATCTTTGTACAAAGTAAAGAAGATAAAGAGCATTCACATACAAACTCTTTCAAGTTATTAGTAAAAGATGTAAGAACTACAAAGACATCTATTGGTGTTGCTATTTTAACATCTGTTCAAAACTTTGGTTATTACGGTATTATGATTTGGTTACCTAATTTCTTAAGTAAGCAATTAGGTTTCTCTCTAACAAAATCTGGTTTGTGGACAGCAGTTACTGTTTGTGGCATGATGGTAGGTATTTGGTTATTTGGACGCTTAGCCGATAAAATAGGTCGTAAACCTACATTCATCCTATTCCAAGTATGTGCTGTAGCATCTATTTTAATCTACTCTCAACTATCTGATCCAACAGCCATGTTATTTGCCGGTGCTATCTTAGGCGCCTCTGTAAATGGTATGATGGGTGGCTATGGTGCCTTGATGGCAGAAGCCTACCCAACAACTGCCCGTGCAACGGCTCAAAACGTACTATTTAATATCGGTCGTGCTGTAGGCGGCTTTAGCCCAATGGTAGTAGGCATGATCATCTCTATGTACTCCTACCAAGTAGCAATTGCATTCCTAGCTATTATCTACGTACTAGATATTCTAGCAACTGTATTCTTAATCCCTGAACTTAAAGGTAAAGAATTAGAATAATATAGTGAATATCTAAAAGGCTCTGTCTCATGACAGAGCCTTTTGGTTTATATATGATTGTTATGAAAGTACAGTATTATGCGATTCCAATCCAGTGCCAATACGTAAGGGCAAATACGAGCATCATTACATAGCCAATAATAGTCAATGGAATGCCTGTAGTCATAAATGTTTTTACGTCGAATGTGTCGGTACCGTAAGCTACCATACCTTGTGGTGAGTTTACTGGTAATACTAGACCGAAGCAGATCGCATATTGCATAAGCATGGTTACGCCGATTGGGTTAAGACCTTCTGCGTTATGTCCTACTACAATAGAAATTACAATAGGAATCATAGCAGAGGAGAGGGCTGTAGCAGATGCAAAGCCTAGGTGGATGACAATGAGGAAGGCAGCCATTACGGCAATTAATATAAATACGCTGGCACTTTCAAGGGAGAAGGCGTTTACGAATACTTGAGCAAGCCAAGTAGCTGCCTTTGTTTTCAGTAATACAGATCCAAGACCGATACCAGCACCAAACATAACGATGGAACCCCAGTCGATGTTTGGCTGTGCAAATTTCCAATCCATAATGCCAATCTTAGGGAAGAAGAACAATGCGATAGCTACAATTGTTGTAGTTGTTGTATCGATAGAATGTAGCTTGCCACCGGTAGCCCACAATGCGAGAAGACCGATAGAGATACATAACAGTTTCTTTTCATCAGTACTCATAGGACCGATTTCTTGGCGCATTTTAGCGAGTTGTACATCGCCACCTACAAGTTCCTTGAACTCTGGCTTAATTAATGCTTGTGTTAAGAAGTAGGCGATGATAACCATAATGATGGAGAAGGGAGCCGCTGCAGTAAGCCAATCTATCCAGCTAATAGATGTATTCATCTGAGTTTGTATAAAGCCTACAGCCACAAGATTTTGAGCGGCAGCCGTTTGAATCATAATATTCCAGAACGTATCGGCTTGTACGGCACCTACCATGAGTAGAGCGGCTACACGGCTTTTACGTTCAATACCTAAGTTCTCAACAATACCGATGATAATCGGTGCTAAGCAAGCAATACGAGCTGTTGCACTGGGTACGAAAAAGGCGAGGATAAGCCCTGTAATAATAACACCTAAATAAATACGGCTTACCTTAGTGCCAACGCTAGATAGTACTAACATGGCGATACGACGATCTAGACCCGTTTTACGCATAGCTACGGATATAAACATAGCGGCACCTACAAGAATCATAGCTGGTGAAGAATAACCAGCTATGATCAGCTTCAAAGCATTGGCCGTGCCCATCGCTTTAGCAGGTGCTTCGGGATTAGGTGAGAACCCTAATAGTAAAGCGGTAAGTGCAGTAATCATGGTAGCACTAACTGGATAGGAGACAGCTGAGGTCATCCATAAGATGATAGCAAAGGCGAGGACGCCAATCATACGATGACCACCAGTAGATAAGGTTTCCGGTGTAGGCAATAATAAAATGCCACCTAGAACAATGAAAGATAAAATAAGTCCAATATTTTGAGCAGTTGTACGTACCTTTTGAGGAGGGGCAGGGGTTGTTACACTCATAATAAAACTCCTTTCAATTTGTGTCATAACTATTACTGTATAATAATAAATAAGGTAAACTATATAAGCTAAACTATCCTATAAATTATACTATTCTATAAAGTACACTATCCTATAATATACGCTATTCTATAAAGTACACATATAAGCTAGATTATTCTATAAATATTATTGTATCGTATTTTCTATAGAATTAGTTGTATAATTTATAAGAATATTGTATACATAAAGAGAGAGCGGTGTCAGTAAGTATACCTATATACAGAACTTATAATGTCTGTTATACTATAAGAGTTGTTATAACAAATTCATTGTTAAAAGCTCAATATTTTTTGTTGACTTTCATCAGTCGATTTGTTATTATAATTAAGTAATTTATGAAGCAGAGGCCATCCGCCACTCACCTAATACCGAGAAGTATGAGGTTAATATAGAGAACTCTATTCGGATGGTGTTTGCCGTCCGTTTTTTTTATTCTCTTGGAGGTGAACGCTATTAGCAAGGATACACCACGCATTAATGAAGAAATTCGTGCTCGTGAACTTCGTGTCGTAGGTCCTGAAAACGAACAAATCGGCATTATGTCTGGCCGTGAGGCATTGGCATTGGCTGAAGAAAAGCATCTTGATCTTGTGGAAATTGCACCTAACGCTAAACCACCAGTAGCTCGCATTATGAACTATGGTAAATATCGTTATGAACAACAAAAACGCGAGAAAGAAGCGAAGAAGAAACAAAAAATCGTAACTTTAAAAGAAGTTAAGTTACGTCCACATATTGAAGACCATGACTTTTACGTAAAAATGAAAAACGCATCCAAATTCTTGGGTGAAGGTAACAAAGTAAAAGTAACTATCATGTTCCGCGGTCGTGAACTTTCACATCCAGAACTAGGCATGGCAGTGTTGACACGTTTCGCTGAAGAACTCAAAGAAACAGCGTCTATTGAAAAAGCAGCTAAATTAGAAGGTCGTAACATGACCATGATTTTAGTAAGTAAATAATGTTTTGGGAGGATTATAATTATGCCAAAAATTAAAACTCGTCGCGCAGCGGCTAAACGTTTCGCAGTAACTGGTACTGGTGAATTCAAGCGTGCAAAAGCTTTCAAAAGCCACATTCTTGAGAAAAAATCTCCAGCTCGTAAACGTAATTTACGTAAAGCTACATTGGTTGCAAAAGCTGACCACAAACGCGTAGCTAAATGCTTACCATACGCTTAATCGTTAACTATTAGATCGATATATCGTAATTTAGGAGGAATATACAATGGCAAGAGTGAAAAAGGGCGTTACAGCTCATGCACGTCATAAAAAGATTTTAAAATTAGCTAAAGGTTACCGCGGTACACGTTCCCGTTTGTTCAAAAAAGCTAACGAAACAGTAATGAAAGCGTTGTACTACGCTCGTCGTGACCGTCGTGCGAAAAAACGCGAATTCCGTCAATTGTGGATCGCTCGTATCAACGCAGCGGCTCGCATCAATGGCACAACTTACAGCCGTTTCATCGCTGGTTTGACTAAAGCAGGCGTTGAAGTTAACCGTAAAATGTTGGCTGACTTGGCAGTTAACGATGCAGCAGCATTCGCTAAACTTGTTGAAGTAGCTAAAAACGCTTAATAGCATAACAATACAGATTAAGGACTCTCTTTGGAGGGTCCTTTTTTTGTATGGTGAAAGTATGATATAGTGAAAATACATATCGTGTTGTGTAAAAGCGGGAGAATAGATGAGGAGTAGGTAATGGAACAGTTATTTTATCTGTTAATACCTTTAGGACTTTGTTTGTTTTATTTAGGTATTAAATACACGATTCGCTTTAGTAGAGCTAAGATGCTCTATGAAATGCCCTATGTAAATAAAGAAGGCACTTTTACGTTAGAGCGAGCAGGTACTTATGGCCTATGGCTTAGTGGAAAAATGTTTACAAAGGCGCCTATTGGCGAATTTGGTTTTAACTTAGTTGATGAAAAAACGGGAAGGACAATTCCTTTATTCCTATCTATTATGCGCGCCCGAGTTAATGGCATTACTCACTCTAGAATGGAATTATATACCTTTGATGCGGGGCCAGGTACCTATAGACTGTCTGTTACAGAAGATCCCTTTGTACTGGATGCTGTTATGAAAAAAGTAGGAGATAAGGTGATTAAAGGTGATATTAACTATAATCAATTTACTATACAAATCTATACACATACATCCTTTGTTTTAATGTTTATATCTATATGGATGATTGTACTTGGGCTTCTTAGTACTGTATTAGGGGGCG is part of the Veillonella nakazawae genome and harbors:
- the thrS gene encoding threonine--tRNA ligase, with the protein product MADVKIILPDGSAKEYAAGTTLGEAVKQLSNSLAKKVLAANVNGELTDLREELVDGSEVAFLTFEEDGGKHTLRHTASHILAQAVKRLWPEAKLAIGPAIDKGFYYDIDMEHTLTPEDLGKIEKEMSRIVKENLPITKSVMSRQEAIEFFKSKNEDYKVELIEDLPEDAVISCYAQGDFIDLCAGPHVASTGKVKAFKLQSIAGAYWRGDEKNKMLQRIYGTAFEKKEELDAYLHMLEEAAKRDHRKLGKELGLFVIKEEGPGFPFFLPKGMALRNELENFWREVHHDFEYDEIRTPIILNKQLWETSGHWEHYRENMYTTIIDDEEYAIKPMNCPGGILVYQNEMHSYRDLPLRYAELGLVHRHELSGALHGLFRVRAFTQDDAHVFMLPEQMQSELMKVIELFDRIYSQFGLKYHVELSTKPDNAMGDDAIWEAATEALRNAIEAKGIDYVINPGDGAFYGPKLDYHIEDSLGRTWQCGTIQLDMNLPERFNVEYIGEDGQKHRTIMIHRACFGSMERFIGILTEHYAGAFPTWMAPVQVKVLPISEKHVEYANQLAKQMRHDYVRVEVDDRNEKIGYKIRQAQMEKVPYMLVVGDKEMEDNSVNVRKHGGDELGTVPFDEFFNSIKIEIKERN
- a CDS encoding MFS transporter, producing MKEVNSYGWKAVIGSSIGYAMDGFDLLILGFMLTLISGDLGLTTGQAGSLVTWTLVGAVLGGFIFGTLSDKFGRVRVLTWTIVLFAVFTGLCAFAQGYWDLLIYRTIAGIGLGGEFGIGMALAAEAWPAQHRAKATSYVALGWQLGVLAAALLTPLLIPFIGWRGMFMVGIIPALVAWVFRAKLHEPEIFVQSKEDKEHSHTNSFKLLVKDVRTTKTSIGVAILTSVQNFGYYGIMIWLPNFLSKQLGFSLTKSGLWTAVTVCGMMVGIWLFGRLADKIGRKPTFILFQVCAVASILIYSQLSDPTAMLFAGAILGASVNGMMGGYGALMAEAYPTTARATAQNVLFNIGRAVGGFSPMVVGMIISMYSYQVAIAFLAIIYVLDILATVFLIPELKGKELE
- a CDS encoding DASS family sodium-coupled anion symporter; amino-acid sequence: MSVTTPAPPQKVRTTAQNIGLILSFIVLGGILLLPTPETLSTGGHRMIGVLAFAIILWMTSAVSYPVSATMITALTALLLGFSPNPEAPAKAMGTANALKLIIAGYSSPAMILVGAAMFISVAMRKTGLDRRIAMLVLSSVGTKVSRIYLGVIITGLILAFFVPSATARIACLAPIIIGIVENLGIERKSRVAALLMVGAVQADTFWNIMIQTAAAQNLVAVGFIQTQMNTSISWIDWLTAAAPFSIIMVIIAYFLTQALIKPEFKELVGGDVQLAKMRQEIGPMSTDEKKLLCISIGLLALWATGGKLHSIDTTTTTIVAIALFFFPKIGIMDWKFAQPNIDWGSIVMFGAGIGLGSVLLKTKAATWLAQVFVNAFSLESASVFILIAVMAAFLIVIHLGFASATALSSAMIPIVISIVVGHNAEGLNPIGVTMLMQYAICFGLVLPVNSPQGMVAYGTDTFDVKTFMTTGIPLTIIGYVMMLVFALTYWHWIGIA
- the infC gene encoding translation initiation factor IF-3, translating into MNAISKDTPRINEEIRARELRVVGPENEQIGIMSGREALALAEEKHLDLVEIAPNAKPPVARIMNYGKYRYEQQKREKEAKKKQKIVTLKEVKLRPHIEDHDFYVKMKNASKFLGEGNKVKVTIMFRGRELSHPELGMAVLTRFAEELKETASIEKAAKLEGRNMTMILVSK
- the rpmI gene encoding 50S ribosomal protein L35; the protein is MPKIKTRRAAAKRFAVTGTGEFKRAKAFKSHILEKKSPARKRNLRKATLVAKADHKRVAKCLPYA
- the rplT gene encoding 50S ribosomal protein L20, which encodes MARVKKGVTAHARHKKILKLAKGYRGTRSRLFKKANETVMKALYYARRDRRAKKREFRQLWIARINAAARINGTTYSRFIAGLTKAGVEVNRKMLADLAVNDAAAFAKLVEVAKNA